A part of Actinoallomurus bryophytorum genomic DNA contains:
- a CDS encoding polysaccharide deacetylase family protein: MRWRRLAAAVLLLVAGGALGGSAGRTHADIRPPVRPRRPARPVRAAAPRVTPSPTPPRPHGMVFHGARGSRMVALTFDADMTPGMWRSLDAKRVRSSYDHRIIKTLDATHTPATIFATGMWIKRYPDVTRTLAADPLLEFGDHSYQHSAFSTPCYGLPVLAPRKRTADVRHAASILDRYVPGHTAYFRFPGGCHDKAAVRAVLAAGVTPVQWDVISGDAFGHDPHAITRTVLREAKGGSIVVMHLNGPPNAPETHAALPGVIRGLRARGLRLVTVSKLLADSS; this comes from the coding sequence ATGCGATGGCGACGTCTTGCCGCGGCGGTGCTCCTCCTGGTGGCCGGCGGCGCGCTCGGAGGCTCGGCCGGGCGCACTCACGCGGACATCCGCCCACCCGTACGGCCGCGGCGTCCGGCCCGTCCGGTACGTGCCGCGGCACCGCGCGTCACGCCCTCGCCCACACCGCCGCGCCCACACGGCATGGTCTTCCATGGGGCGCGCGGCTCCCGGATGGTGGCGCTCACCTTCGACGCCGACATGACACCCGGCATGTGGCGCTCGCTCGACGCGAAACGGGTCAGATCCTCCTACGACCACCGGATCATCAAGACGCTGGACGCCACGCACACCCCGGCGACCATCTTCGCGACCGGGATGTGGATCAAGCGCTATCCGGACGTGACGAGAACGCTGGCGGCCGACCCGCTGCTGGAGTTCGGCGACCATTCCTACCAGCACAGCGCGTTCTCCACGCCGTGCTACGGCCTGCCCGTACTGGCGCCGCGGAAGCGCACGGCGGACGTCCGGCACGCCGCGTCGATCCTCGACCGGTACGTGCCCGGCCACACCGCCTACTTCCGGTTCCCCGGCGGCTGCCACGACAAGGCCGCGGTACGCGCGGTCCTGGCGGCGGGGGTCACGCCGGTGCAGTGGGACGTGATCAGCGGCGACGCGTTCGGCCACGACCCGCACGCGATCACGCGCACCGTGCTGCGCGAGGCGAAAGGGGGCTCGATCGTGGTCATGCACCTGAACGGCCCGCCCAACGCCCCCGAGACGCACGCCGCCCTGCCGGGTGTCATCCGGGGCCTGCGCGCCAGGGGACTGCGGCTGGTGACGGTCTCGAAGCTCCTCGCCGATTCCTCTTGA
- a CDS encoding GuaB1 family IMP dehydrogenase-related protein: MHLLNGDQPVHDLTYNDVFMVPRRSDVGSRLEVDLSTSDGSGTTIPVVVANMTAVSGRRMAETIARRGGLAVIPQDIPVDVVADVISWVKARHLIVDTAIRLSPGSTVGEALGLLSKRAHGAVIVVEEGRPVGVVTEADCLSVDRFTQLREVMARDLLTLPDTVDPQKAFETLHARGHRLAPVVDVEGRLTGVLTRTGALRATLYEPAVDAGGRLRVAVAIGVNGDVEEKAEALLAAGADVLVIDTAHGHQEKMIGALKRVRRLDPQVPVVAGNVVTAEGVRDLVEAGADVVKVGVGPGAMCTTRMMTGVGRPQFSAVLECAAEARRLGRHVWADGGVRHPRDVALALAAGAANVMIGSWFAGTYESPGDLQRASDGRLYKESFGMASARAVRLRTADDSPFDRARKALFEEGISTSRMYVDPQSPGVEDLLDGIIAGLRSSCTYTGARTLEEFHERALVGVQSSSGYAEGEALHVSW, encoded by the coding sequence GTGCACCTGCTGAACGGTGATCAACCGGTTCACGACCTGACCTACAACGACGTCTTCATGGTGCCCCGGCGTTCGGACGTCGGTTCCCGCCTCGAGGTCGACCTGTCGACCTCCGACGGCAGCGGCACGACGATCCCCGTGGTGGTCGCCAACATGACCGCCGTGTCGGGCCGCCGGATGGCCGAGACCATCGCCCGCCGCGGGGGTCTCGCGGTCATTCCCCAGGACATCCCGGTCGACGTCGTCGCCGACGTCATCAGCTGGGTCAAGGCCCGTCACCTCATCGTCGACACGGCGATCAGGCTGAGCCCCGGCAGCACGGTCGGCGAGGCGCTCGGCCTGCTGTCCAAGCGCGCACACGGCGCGGTGATCGTCGTCGAGGAGGGCCGCCCCGTCGGCGTGGTCACCGAGGCCGACTGCCTGAGCGTCGACCGGTTCACCCAGCTCAGGGAGGTCATGGCGCGAGACCTGCTCACGCTCCCCGACACCGTCGACCCGCAGAAGGCCTTCGAGACCCTTCACGCCAGGGGCCACCGGCTCGCCCCCGTGGTCGACGTCGAGGGGCGCCTGACCGGCGTGCTGACCAGGACCGGAGCCCTGCGCGCCACGCTCTACGAGCCCGCCGTGGACGCCGGAGGGCGGCTGCGCGTGGCGGTCGCGATCGGCGTGAACGGCGACGTCGAGGAGAAGGCCGAGGCGCTGCTCGCGGCGGGCGCGGACGTCCTGGTCATCGACACCGCGCACGGGCACCAGGAGAAGATGATCGGCGCGTTGAAGCGCGTGCGGCGCCTGGACCCGCAGGTGCCGGTCGTGGCCGGCAACGTGGTGACCGCCGAGGGCGTGCGCGACCTGGTCGAGGCGGGTGCCGACGTCGTCAAGGTGGGCGTCGGGCCGGGGGCGATGTGCACGACCCGCATGATGACCGGCGTGGGCCGTCCCCAGTTCTCGGCCGTGCTCGAGTGCGCGGCCGAGGCGCGCCGCCTGGGCCGGCACGTCTGGGCCGACGGCGGGGTGCGGCATCCGCGCGACGTGGCGCTGGCCCTGGCCGCCGGCGCGGCCAACGTCATGATCGGCTCGTGGTTCGCCGGGACATACGAGTCCCCGGGCGACCTGCAGCGCGCCTCCGACGGCCGGCTCTACAAGGAGAGCTTCGGCATGGCCTCGGCGCGCGCCGTACGCCTGCGGACCGCCGACGACTCCCCGTTCGACCGCGCCCGTAAGGCGCTCTTCGAGGAGGGGATCTCGACCTCGCGGATGTACGTCGACCCGCAGTCCCCGGGCGTCGAGGATCTGCTGGACGGCATCATCGCGGGGCTGCGCAGCTCCTGCACGTACACCGGCGCGCGGACGCTGGAGGAGTTCCACGAACGTGCCCTGGTCGGGGTGCAGAGCTCCTCGGGCTACGCGGAGGGTGAGGCGCTGCACGTCAGCTGGTGA
- a CDS encoding enolase C-terminal domain-like protein, protein MAMPRGRRPESIVVRVTGDDGLSGWGEVAGSDMCWADIEDRVGPALLGLEWELPEEVGGVGGLGGSAAASATDIACWDLWCRRQGSPLSHSLGGTRTSIMAGARLSAEPTLDVLLTRVNRLVGGGYTRVTLAVHPGWDVEPVRAVRHAFPAIALQADAGEAYTESPEHLKALEALDAYGLLAIERPFPGGDLPAYARLQRQIGTAVCLDPADLETVDTAIAMNAGRMLGLRIARLGGLTAARGAHDRALAAGWDTWCGGADGFGIGQAAAVALASLPGCDLPSDVTETPTATAVVTPPVAITGGVVAVPLTQPGLGHAIDETRVARLARQSLRIPA, encoded by the coding sequence ATGGCGATGCCGCGTGGCCGCCGGCCAGAGAGCATCGTCGTCCGGGTCACCGGCGACGACGGCCTCTCGGGCTGGGGCGAGGTGGCGGGCTCCGATATGTGCTGGGCCGACATCGAGGATCGTGTCGGACCCGCCCTGCTCGGTCTCGAATGGGAGCTGCCCGAGGAGGTCGGCGGCGTGGGCGGCCTGGGGGGCAGCGCCGCGGCCTCCGCGACGGACATCGCCTGCTGGGATCTGTGGTGCCGCCGTCAGGGCAGCCCGCTCTCCCACTCGCTCGGCGGCACCCGTACCTCGATCATGGCGGGGGCCCGGCTGAGCGCCGAGCCGACCCTCGACGTGCTGCTGACCCGCGTCAACCGCCTCGTCGGCGGTGGCTACACACGCGTGACCCTCGCGGTGCACCCCGGCTGGGACGTCGAGCCGGTCCGCGCGGTGCGCCACGCCTTTCCCGCCATCGCCCTGCAGGCCGACGCGGGCGAGGCCTACACCGAGTCACCGGAGCACCTCAAGGCGCTGGAGGCCCTGGACGCGTACGGCCTGCTGGCGATCGAGCGCCCCTTTCCCGGCGGCGACCTGCCCGCGTACGCGCGCCTGCAACGGCAGATCGGCACGGCCGTGTGCCTGGACCCGGCCGACCTGGAGACCGTCGACACCGCCATCGCGATGAACGCCGGCCGGATGCTGGGCCTGCGCATCGCACGGCTCGGCGGCCTGACCGCCGCACGTGGCGCGCACGACCGTGCGCTCGCGGCCGGATGGGACACCTGGTGCGGGGGCGCGGACGGGTTCGGCATCGGCCAGGCCGCCGCGGTCGCGCTGGCCAGCCTGCCGGGCTGTGACCTGCCCAGTGACGTGACCGAGACGCCGACGGCCACCGCCGTCGTGACGCCACCGGTGGCCATCACCGGTGGCGTCGTCGCCGTGCCGCTCACCCAGCCGGGCCTGGGCCACGCGATCGACGAGACCCGGGTGGCGCGGCTCGCCCGGCAGTCCCTCCGCATCCCCGCCTGA
- a CDS encoding nitrate/nitrite transporter: MTTVEQRPPATGTDGRWIADWRPDDPEFWAGTGAGIARRNLVFSIFSEHIGFSVWSLWSVLVLFLGPEYHVDPAGKFVLTTVPTALGAVLRLPYTFAVARFGGRNWTMVSAALLLVPALLAAVLIRPGVSYGTLLAISAVAGVGGGNFASSMANINAFFPQRLKGWALGVNAGGGNLGVAAVQLVGLAVLALAGAGHPRLVAGVYVPLIVLAALGAAFGMDNLTGVRNDRRAMRDVAGDAHTWIVSLLYVGSFGSFIGFGFAFGQVLQVQFATDFDTPVKAAYLTFLGPLLGSLVRPVGGWAADRLGGARITFAGFVAMALGAAVVLLASARGSLPLFIAGFVALFVLSGIGNGSTYKMIPAIFRAKTPVEAEARRLSGALIGLAGAIGALGGVLVNLAFRQSFLAYGSGDGAYAAFIAFYTLCAAVTWAVYLRDSPRRLPGV, encoded by the coding sequence ATGACCACCGTTGAGCAACGCCCACCGGCCACCGGCACGGACGGCCGGTGGATCGCCGACTGGCGACCCGACGACCCGGAGTTCTGGGCCGGGACCGGCGCCGGGATCGCACGGCGCAACCTCGTCTTCTCCATCTTCTCCGAGCACATCGGGTTTTCGGTCTGGAGCCTGTGGTCGGTGCTCGTGCTCTTCCTCGGGCCGGAGTACCACGTCGACCCGGCCGGCAAGTTCGTGCTCACCACCGTTCCGACGGCCCTCGGAGCGGTGCTGCGGCTGCCGTACACCTTCGCGGTCGCCAGGTTCGGCGGCCGAAACTGGACCATGGTCAGCGCGGCGCTGCTGCTCGTCCCCGCCCTGCTCGCCGCCGTCCTGATCAGACCCGGCGTCTCCTACGGGACCCTGCTGGCGATCTCCGCGGTCGCGGGCGTCGGCGGCGGCAACTTCGCCTCCTCGATGGCGAACATCAACGCCTTCTTCCCGCAGCGCCTCAAGGGCTGGGCCCTGGGCGTCAACGCCGGCGGCGGGAACCTGGGCGTGGCCGCGGTGCAGCTCGTCGGCCTGGCCGTCCTGGCCCTGGCGGGAGCCGGCCATCCGCGGCTGGTGGCCGGCGTCTACGTGCCGCTCATCGTCCTGGCCGCCCTCGGCGCCGCGTTCGGAATGGACAACCTCACGGGCGTCCGCAACGACCGGCGGGCCATGCGCGACGTGGCCGGGGACGCGCACACCTGGATCGTCTCGCTGCTCTACGTCGGCTCGTTCGGCTCGTTCATCGGTTTCGGCTTCGCCTTCGGCCAGGTGCTGCAGGTGCAGTTCGCCACCGACTTCGACACCCCGGTGAAGGCCGCCTACCTCACCTTCCTCGGGCCGCTGCTGGGCTCGCTGGTCCGCCCGGTGGGCGGCTGGGCCGCCGACCGGCTCGGCGGCGCCAGGATCACGTTCGCGGGCTTCGTCGCGATGGCGCTCGGCGCCGCGGTCGTCCTGCTCGCCTCGGCACGGGGCTCGCTGCCGCTGTTCATCGCCGGCTTCGTGGCGCTGTTCGTGCTCAGCGGGATCGGCAACGGCTCGACGTACAAGATGATCCCGGCGATCTTCCGCGCGAAGACGCCGGTGGAAGCGGAGGCCCGGAGGCTGTCCGGGGCCCTGATCGGCCTCGCCGGCGCGATCGGCGCCCTCGGTGGCGTCCTGGTCAACCTGGCCTTCCGGCAGTCCTTCCTCGCGTACGGGTCGGGCGACGGCGCCTATGCCGCCTTCATCGCGTTCTACACGCTCTGCGCGGCCGTGACGTGGGCGGTCTACCTGCGCGACTCGCCGCGCAGGCTGCCGGGCGTCTGA
- a CDS encoding molybdopterin oxidoreductase family protein has translation MPPTPTHCPYCALQCGMFVDAEAMITPREDVPANAGGALCQKGWTAGELLSAPDRVTAPLMRAHRDAPFERVSWEAALDRITAEVGRVQDRHGRDAVAVFGGGGLTNEKAYQLGKFARVALRTANIDYNGRFCMSSAAAAQNRAFGLDRGLPVPVTDVPEAGAILLAGGNVAETMPPFVRHLAAQRERGGRLIVVDPRETPTARLADLHLQLTPGTDLALANGLLHLAMTEGLIDEAYLARRVSGLEAVRTVVNAYWPERVERITGVPVPRLREAVRLLGTAARALILTARGAEQHATGTDTVTAFVNLALGLGLPGRPGSGFGCLTGQGNGQGGREHGQKADQLPGYRRIDDPAARRHVARVWGVRPEDLPGPGLSAAELLGALGTEDGPRALLVFGSNPVVSAPDSARVEKRLDALEFLAVADFVPSETAMRADVVLPTAQWAEETGTVTNLEGRVLLRRAARPRPAGVRDDLEIIAALAERLKAPGRFSTEPSEVFEELRAASAGGIADYSGITYERIVAETGVFWPCPGEGHPGTPRVFLDRFATPDGRARMVPVEHRGPVERPCADYPLHLTTGRVLAHYQSGAQTRRVRALVDAVPEAFVELHPDLAGRLGVDDGATVRVTSRRGSAVAKVRVCATIRRDTVFMPFHWAGAARANLLTNPALDPISRMPEFKVCAVRVDAVDQDRGTGSRG, from the coding sequence ATGCCGCCGACACCCACGCACTGCCCGTACTGCGCGCTGCAGTGTGGCATGTTCGTCGACGCCGAGGCGATGATCACGCCACGCGAGGACGTCCCGGCCAACGCCGGCGGGGCGCTGTGCCAGAAGGGCTGGACCGCCGGGGAGCTGCTGTCGGCCCCGGACCGGGTGACGGCACCGCTGATGCGGGCGCACCGCGACGCCCCGTTCGAACGGGTCTCGTGGGAGGCCGCGCTGGACCGGATCACCGCCGAGGTGGGACGGGTCCAGGACAGGCACGGCCGCGACGCCGTCGCGGTCTTCGGCGGGGGCGGGCTCACCAACGAGAAGGCCTACCAGCTCGGTAAGTTCGCGCGGGTCGCGCTGCGCACCGCCAACATCGACTACAACGGCCGGTTCTGCATGTCCTCCGCCGCGGCGGCGCAGAACCGTGCGTTCGGCCTGGACCGCGGCCTGCCGGTGCCGGTCACCGACGTTCCGGAGGCCGGCGCGATCCTCCTGGCCGGGGGCAACGTCGCCGAGACGATGCCGCCGTTCGTACGGCATCTGGCCGCCCAGCGGGAGCGGGGCGGGCGGCTCATCGTGGTGGACCCTCGGGAGACCCCTACGGCGCGGCTCGCCGACCTGCATCTGCAGCTCACGCCGGGCACCGACCTGGCGCTGGCGAACGGGCTGCTGCACCTGGCGATGACCGAGGGGCTGATCGACGAGGCGTACCTCGCCCGGCGCGTGTCGGGCCTCGAGGCGGTCCGTACGGTGGTCAACGCGTACTGGCCGGAGCGGGTCGAGCGGATCACCGGCGTGCCGGTGCCCCGGTTGCGCGAGGCCGTCCGGCTGCTCGGCACCGCCGCCCGCGCCCTCATCCTCACCGCGCGCGGCGCCGAACAGCACGCCACCGGCACCGACACGGTCACCGCGTTCGTCAACCTGGCCCTCGGGCTGGGACTGCCCGGCCGGCCCGGCTCCGGCTTCGGCTGCCTCACCGGCCAGGGAAACGGGCAGGGCGGCCGCGAGCACGGCCAGAAGGCCGACCAGCTGCCCGGATACCGCAGGATCGACGACCCGGCGGCGCGGCGGCACGTCGCCCGTGTGTGGGGCGTCCGCCCGGAGGACCTGCCCGGCCCGGGGCTGTCCGCGGCCGAGCTGCTCGGCGCACTGGGCACCGAGGACGGGCCGCGTGCCCTGCTGGTCTTCGGCTCCAACCCGGTGGTGTCCGCGCCGGACTCGGCGCGCGTCGAGAAGCGCCTGGACGCGCTGGAGTTCCTCGCGGTCGCCGACTTCGTGCCGTCGGAGACCGCGATGCGCGCCGACGTGGTGCTGCCGACCGCCCAGTGGGCCGAGGAGACCGGCACGGTCACGAACCTGGAGGGCCGGGTGCTGCTGCGCCGCGCGGCCCGTCCCAGGCCGGCCGGGGTCCGCGACGACCTGGAGATCATCGCCGCGCTGGCGGAGCGGCTGAAGGCCCCTGGCCGGTTCAGCACCGAGCCGTCGGAGGTGTTCGAGGAGCTGCGCGCGGCCAGCGCGGGCGGCATCGCCGACTACTCCGGCATCACCTACGAGCGAATCGTCGCCGAGACCGGGGTGTTCTGGCCCTGTCCGGGCGAGGGACACCCGGGTACGCCTCGCGTCTTCCTCGACAGATTCGCCACGCCCGACGGCCGCGCCCGTATGGTGCCGGTCGAACACCGGGGCCCGGTCGAGCGGCCCTGCGCGGACTATCCGCTGCACCTCACCACGGGACGCGTGCTCGCGCACTACCAGAGCGGGGCGCAGACCCGGCGCGTCCGCGCGCTGGTCGATGCCGTGCCGGAGGCCTTCGTCGAGCTCCATCCCGACCTGGCCGGGCGGCTCGGCGTCGACGACGGCGCGACCGTCCGGGTCACCAGCCGGCGGGGAAGCGCGGTCGCCAAGGTCCGGGTCTGCGCCACGATCCGGCGCGACACCGTCTTCATGCCCTTCCACTGGGCCGGCGCCGCACGCGCCAACCTGCTGACCAATCCCGCGCTCGATCCGATCTCACGGATGCCGGAGTTCAAGGTGTGCGCCGTACGCGTGGACGCCGTGGACCAGGACAGAGGAACGGGGAGCCGGGGATGA
- a CDS encoding FAD-dependent oxidoreductase encodes MRTVIVGNGMAGSRLVGELRSRDRRMPITVFGAEKARPYNRVMLSNVLAGASAPGDIHLTDPGWYADNDVDARLGLPITRIDRRERTVTSADGDVTPYDALVLATGSTPVVPPLPGLDAEGVVVFRTLEDCRAIVRHAESARSAVVVGGGLLGLEAARGLAGRGVPVTVVHRAGHLMDRQLDPEAGGVLRRTLHDLGVRTLLNARLSAARAEVGRVSGVELDDGTVLAADLVVLACGVRPETGLATASGLTVDRGVLVDDRLRSVDDPGVHAIGECAQHQGTVYGLVAPAWEQARVVADVLTGRTARYRGSRLVTRLKATGIELAAMGETGLGDDEAEVVRFTDPTRGTYKKIVIRDGLLVGAILLGETGTAGLLTQLYDRAEPLPADRLHLLFDGLGTGTPVDTPVRIPDTATVCRCNNVTKGRIRASWEAGARDVPGVAAETRATTGCGGCRDTVVGILEWLDRQDPGPHHEPGAEVSRL; translated from the coding sequence ATGAGAACGGTGATCGTGGGCAACGGCATGGCCGGCTCACGGCTGGTCGGTGAGCTGAGAAGCCGGGACCGGCGGATGCCGATCACCGTCTTCGGCGCGGAGAAGGCCAGGCCCTACAACCGCGTGATGCTCTCGAACGTCCTGGCCGGGGCGTCGGCGCCCGGCGACATCCACCTCACCGATCCCGGGTGGTACGCCGACAACGACGTCGACGCGCGGCTCGGCCTGCCGATCACCCGGATCGACCGGCGGGAGCGGACCGTCACGTCGGCCGACGGCGACGTCACGCCCTACGACGCGCTGGTGCTGGCCACCGGGAGCACGCCGGTCGTGCCCCCGCTGCCCGGACTGGACGCCGAGGGTGTCGTCGTGTTCCGCACCCTCGAGGACTGCCGGGCCATCGTCCGGCACGCCGAGAGCGCGCGGTCCGCGGTCGTCGTGGGCGGCGGGCTGCTCGGCCTGGAGGCCGCGCGCGGGCTGGCCGGGCGGGGCGTACCGGTGACCGTCGTCCACCGGGCCGGGCATCTGATGGACCGGCAATTGGACCCCGAGGCCGGCGGCGTCCTGCGCCGCACGCTCCACGACCTGGGCGTCCGCACTCTCCTGAACGCCCGCCTGAGCGCCGCGCGCGCCGAGGTCGGCCGCGTGAGCGGCGTGGAGCTCGACGACGGCACGGTCCTGGCGGCCGATCTGGTCGTGCTCGCCTGTGGTGTCAGGCCGGAGACCGGCCTGGCCACGGCCTCCGGCCTGACCGTGGACCGCGGTGTCCTGGTCGACGACCGGCTGCGGTCCGTCGACGACCCCGGCGTCCACGCGATCGGCGAGTGCGCCCAGCACCAGGGCACGGTGTACGGGCTGGTCGCGCCGGCGTGGGAGCAGGCACGGGTGGTCGCCGACGTCCTGACCGGCCGTACCGCGCGCTATCGGGGATCCCGGCTGGTCACGCGGCTCAAGGCGACCGGGATCGAGCTGGCCGCGATGGGCGAGACGGGCCTGGGCGACGACGAGGCCGAGGTCGTCCGCTTCACCGACCCCACGCGCGGCACGTACAAGAAGATCGTGATCAGGGACGGTCTGCTGGTCGGTGCGATCCTGCTCGGCGAGACCGGTACGGCCGGGCTGCTCACCCAGCTGTACGACCGTGCGGAGCCGCTGCCCGCCGACCGGCTGCACCTGCTGTTCGACGGCCTGGGCACGGGCACCCCGGTGGACACGCCGGTACGGATCCCGGACACGGCGACCGTCTGCCGGTGCAACAACGTCACCAAGGGACGTATCCGGGCGAGCTGGGAGGCCGGTGCGCGCGACGTGCCGGGCGTCGCGGCCGAGACCAGGGCCACCACCGGCTGCGGCGGCTGCCGGGACACCGTGGTGGGAATCCTGGAGTGGCTGGACCGCCAGGACCCGGGCCCTCACCACGAGCCGGGGGCGGAGGTGAGCCGGTTGTAG
- the nirB gene encoding nitrite reductase large subunit NirB: MSGHLVVTGHGPAAHRLVEAVRARDTGGRWRVTVVGEEPRPAYDRVALTSYLTDGADLAYPPHDEAVTLRTGDRVTAIDRAARTVTTEAGTALRYDALVLATGSVPFVPPVRGADTAFVYRTIDDLDAVRAHVPPGGRSTGVVVGGGLLGLEAARALQGLGVETHIVEVAPWLMSRQLDEGGGAMLRRHIEALGLHVHTGTVLEGIEPGAVHLAGGAVLAAGVVVFSAGIRPRDELARAAGLTVGARGGIVVDSSCRTEDPDIFAIGECALVDGQVYGLVGPCFTMAEVVADRLLGGESEFNGADLSTRLKLMDVDVASFGDPNADALNVSYTDPVAGTYKRLVVSDDAKTLLGGVLVGDASAYPTLRASVGTELPAPPEQLLFGGTEPAGGPLPESTMVCSCNNVSAGAIRSAIGDGGLTDVPAVKACTRAGTGCGSCVPLVKRLLDEELTAAGVEVSTALCEHFDHGRAELFDIVRVRGITTFSRLISEHGRGRGCDICRPVVASILASLGNGHILDGEQGSLQDTNDQFLANLQKNGTYSVVPRVPGGEISPDKLIVIGEVARDFGLYTKITGAQRIDMLGARVEQLPRIWKRLSDAGFESGHAYGKALRTVKSCVGSTWCRYGVQDSVGMAIRLELRYRGLRAPHKIKSAVSGCARECAEAQSKDFGVIATENGWNLYLGGNGGMRPRHADLFATDLDEDSLIRSVDRFLMFYIRTADRLQRTASWLEGLDGGIEYLREVIVADRLGICAELDAAMARHVEDYTDEWRATLEDPDRLRRFVSFVNAPGTPDPSIAFEPERDQIKPVLPEVVIMP; the protein is encoded by the coding sequence ATGTCCGGCCATCTCGTCGTCACAGGACACGGCCCCGCGGCGCATCGCCTGGTCGAGGCGGTGCGCGCACGGGACACCGGCGGCCGCTGGCGGGTCACCGTCGTCGGAGAGGAACCCCGGCCCGCGTACGACCGGGTCGCGCTGACGTCCTACCTCACCGACGGCGCGGACCTCGCCTATCCCCCGCACGACGAGGCCGTGACGTTGCGGACCGGCGACCGGGTGACCGCGATCGACCGCGCGGCACGTACGGTCACGACCGAGGCGGGCACGGCCCTCCGCTACGACGCCCTGGTCCTGGCCACCGGATCGGTCCCCTTCGTGCCACCGGTCCGGGGTGCCGACACCGCGTTCGTCTACCGGACGATCGACGACCTCGACGCGGTACGCGCGCACGTGCCCCCCGGCGGCCGCTCCACGGGAGTGGTCGTGGGCGGTGGCCTCCTGGGTCTGGAGGCGGCGCGTGCCCTGCAGGGACTCGGCGTCGAGACGCACATCGTCGAGGTGGCTCCGTGGCTCATGTCCCGCCAGCTCGACGAGGGCGGCGGGGCGATGCTGCGCCGCCACATCGAGGCGCTCGGCCTGCACGTGCACACCGGCACGGTCCTGGAGGGCATCGAGCCGGGGGCGGTCCACCTCGCCGGCGGCGCCGTCCTGGCCGCCGGCGTGGTCGTGTTCTCGGCCGGTATCCGGCCGCGCGACGAGCTCGCCCGCGCCGCGGGGCTGACGGTCGGCGCGCGCGGGGGCATCGTCGTGGACTCCTCCTGCCGCACCGAGGACCCGGACATCTTCGCGATCGGTGAGTGCGCGCTGGTGGACGGGCAGGTCTACGGGCTGGTCGGCCCGTGCTTCACCATGGCCGAGGTGGTCGCGGACCGCCTGCTCGGCGGGGAGTCGGAGTTCAACGGCGCCGACCTGTCCACCCGGCTCAAGCTCATGGACGTCGACGTCGCGAGCTTCGGCGACCCGAACGCGGACGCGCTGAACGTGAGCTACACCGACCCGGTCGCCGGAACGTACAAGCGGCTCGTCGTCAGCGACGACGCGAAGACCCTCCTAGGCGGTGTCCTCGTCGGCGACGCCTCCGCGTACCCCACTCTGCGCGCCTCCGTCGGAACGGAACTGCCCGCACCGCCTGAACAGCTCCTGTTCGGCGGCACCGAGCCGGCCGGCGGCCCGCTGCCCGAGTCGACGATGGTCTGTAGCTGCAACAACGTCAGCGCCGGCGCCATCCGGTCCGCGATCGGCGACGGAGGCCTCACCGACGTGCCCGCCGTGAAGGCGTGCACCAGGGCGGGCACCGGCTGCGGAAGCTGCGTCCCGCTGGTGAAGAGGCTGCTCGACGAGGAGCTCACCGCCGCGGGGGTCGAGGTGAGCACGGCGCTGTGCGAGCACTTCGACCACGGCCGCGCCGAGCTGTTCGACATCGTCCGGGTGCGGGGCATCACGACGTTCAGCCGGCTGATCTCCGAGCACGGCAGGGGCCGCGGCTGCGACATCTGCCGGCCGGTCGTCGCGTCGATCCTGGCCAGCCTCGGCAACGGTCACATCCTCGACGGGGAGCAGGGCAGCCTCCAGGACACCAACGACCAGTTCCTCGCCAACCTGCAGAAGAACGGCACCTACTCCGTGGTGCCGCGCGTGCCCGGCGGCGAGATCTCCCCCGACAAGCTCATCGTCATCGGCGAGGTCGCACGCGACTTCGGCCTCTACACCAAGATCACTGGTGCGCAGCGGATCGACATGCTCGGGGCCCGCGTCGAGCAGCTGCCACGGATCTGGAAGCGGCTGAGCGACGCCGGGTTCGAGTCCGGGCACGCGTACGGCAAGGCACTGCGCACGGTGAAGTCGTGCGTCGGCTCCACCTGGTGCCGGTACGGGGTGCAGGACTCGGTCGGCATGGCGATCCGCCTCGAATTGCGCTACCGGGGCCTGCGCGCCCCCCACAAGATCAAGTCGGCGGTCTCCGGGTGTGCGCGCGAGTGCGCCGAGGCGCAGAGCAAGGACTTCGGCGTCATCGCGACCGAGAACGGCTGGAACCTCTACCTCGGCGGGAACGGCGGGATGCGGCCGCGGCACGCGGACCTGTTCGCCACCGACCTCGACGAGGACTCCCTGATCCGCAGCGTCGACCGGTTCCTGATGTTCTACATCCGCACCGCCGACCGGCTGCAGCGCACCGCGTCCTGGCTGGAGGGCCTCGACGGCGGGATCGAGTACCTGCGCGAGGTCATCGTGGCCGACCGGCTCGGCATCTGCGCCGAGCTGGACGCCGCCATGGCCCGGCACGTCGAGGACTACACCGACGAATGGCGCGCGACGCTGGAGGACCCGGACCGGCTCCGCCGCTTCGTCTCGTTCGTCAACGCCCCGGGGACGCCCGACCCCAGCATCGCCTTCGAGCCCGAGCGCGACCAGATCAAGCCCGTCCTACCGGAGGTAGTGATCATGCCGTGA